The proteins below come from a single Chelmon rostratus isolate fCheRos1 chromosome 12, fCheRos1.pri, whole genome shotgun sequence genomic window:
- the LOC121615346 gene encoding ETS-related transcription factor Elf-1-like isoform X2, producing the protein MEPCESGEEETMETLVAADSLLNMDCPDTLSLEQHYSQTFLPSLGDVITTPVTQVTVSAEGIVGAVDQPQWHSLHTKKPAAQLQSKKRGRKSQHRRAESPTPDIIVKKDKYNKGGNTLYLWQFLMELLQDRQVCPRYIKWTNPQAGIFKLVNSKAVARLWGKHKNKPDMNYETMGRALRYYYQRGILNKVEGQRLVYQFTSLPKDMIYITDGDGTKEEEDYDDNSGNDEGVSDDSDDSTIPSSDQSLEEEDSHPPQKKTSSSSVRASATQRSKSAPGPSGQRDTILRPASTSLIQEQHLPIVSAEMLRTLQNLPKVQSLQPAGHASVFRTAQLLGSLCERQAAAAEVAVDSGGAQVIPDEKSHPGQKRSQVETPQLVPLTSADQ; encoded by the exons TGGAGCCATGTGaaagtggagaggaagagactATGGAGACACTTGTTGCTGCTGACTCGCTTCTCAATATGGACTGTCCTGACACCCTTTCCCTGGAGCAGCACTact CCCAGACCTTCTTGCCATCAttgggtgatgtcatcactaCTCCTGTTACCCAGGTGACTGTGTCAGCAGAGGGGATTGTGGGTGCTGTTGATCAGCCACAATGGCACTCTTTGCACACAAAGAAgcctgctgcacagctgcagtccAAAAAGAGAG GGAGAAAATCTCAACATAGAAGGGCAGAGTCTCCCACACCAGACATTATAGTGAAGAAGGACAAGTACAACAAAG GAGGAAACACACTGTACCTGTGGCAGTTCCTCATGGAGTTGTTGCAGGACCGACAGGTCTGCCCACGTTATATTAAATGGACTAATCCCCAGGCAGGAATCTTCAAGTTGGTCAACTCGAAAGCTGTGGCCAGACTCTGGGGCAAACACAAGAACAAGCCAGATATGAATTATGAGACTATGGGCAGAGCACTCAG GTACTACTACCAGAGAGGCATACTGAATAAGGTTGAAGGCCAGCGTCTCGTCTATCAGTTCACCTCTCTGCCCAAAGACATGATATATATCACAGATGGAGATGGcaccaaagaggaagaagattaCGACGACAATAGTGGCAATGATGAGGGTGTAAGTGATGACTCTGATGACAGCACGATACCTTCTAGTGACCAATCGCTGGAGGAGGAAGATTCACACCCACCACAGAAGAAAACGTCATCCAGCTCCGTCCGAGCCTCAGCTACCCAGCGGAGCAAGTCCGCTCCCGGGCCCTCGGGCCAGCGCGACACCATCCTGCGGCCTGCCAGCACCAGCTTGATCCAGGAGCAGCATTTGCCTATTGTGTCTGCTGAGATGCTGCGGACCCTCCAGAACCTGCCGAAGGTCCAGTCCCTGCAGCCCGCGGGTCACGCCTCAGTCTTCAGAACGGCTCAGCTGCTCGGGAGTCTGTGTGAGcggcaggctgctgctgctgaggtaGCTGTGGATAGTGGTGGTGCACAGGTGATACCTGATGAAAAGTCACACCCAGGACAGAAAAGGTCACAAGTGGAGACTCCACAGCTGGTGCCCCTGACTAGTGCTGACCAATAG